In Pseudomonas hamedanensis, a single window of DNA contains:
- the ccoG gene encoding cytochrome c oxidase accessory protein CcoG: MSNQIPVHDVTPPSKNPSNSVDLYASREKIYTRAFTGLFRNLRMLGGAALFLLYFGTVWLNWGGHQAVWWNLPERKFFIFGATFWPQDFILLSGLLIIAAFGLFFITVYAGRVWCGYTCPQSVWTWIFMWCEKVTEGDRNQRIKLDKAPMSANKFMRKLAKHSLWLLIGFVTGMTFVGYFSPIRELVIEFFTGQADGWSYFWVGFFTLATYGNAGWLREQVCIYMCPYARFQSVMFDKDTLIVSYDPRRGESRGPRKKGVDYKALGLGDCIDCTMCVQVCPTGIDIRDGLQIECIGCAACIDACDSIMDKMDYPRGLISYTTEHNLSGQKTHKLRPRLIGYALVLLAMISLLVAAFFMRSLVGFDVSKDRVLYRENAEGRIENVYSLKIMNKDQHDHTYVLEAEGLPDLRLQGKREIKVAAGDIVSMPVELSSAPEQLPSSTNEVKFILRDADDDSVHVEAKSRFIGPQIR; this comes from the coding sequence ATGAGCAATCAGATTCCGGTACACGACGTCACGCCGCCGAGTAAAAACCCGAGCAACAGCGTCGATCTTTACGCCTCACGAGAAAAAATCTACACCCGCGCCTTCACCGGCCTGTTCCGCAATCTGCGGATGCTTGGCGGTGCGGCGTTGTTTCTGTTGTATTTCGGCACGGTGTGGCTGAACTGGGGCGGCCATCAGGCGGTGTGGTGGAACCTGCCGGAGCGTAAGTTCTTCATCTTCGGCGCTACGTTCTGGCCGCAGGATTTCATCCTGCTCTCGGGCCTGTTGATCATTGCCGCGTTCGGCCTGTTCTTCATCACCGTGTATGCCGGTCGCGTCTGGTGCGGCTACACCTGCCCGCAAAGCGTGTGGACTTGGATTTTCATGTGGTGCGAGAAAGTCACCGAGGGCGACCGCAACCAGCGCATCAAGCTCGACAAGGCGCCGATGAGCGCAAATAAATTCATGCGCAAACTGGCCAAGCACTCGCTGTGGCTGCTGATCGGTTTTGTCACCGGCATGACCTTCGTCGGTTACTTCTCGCCGATCCGCGAGCTGGTCATCGAGTTCTTCACCGGCCAGGCCGATGGCTGGTCGTATTTCTGGGTCGGTTTTTTCACCCTCGCCACGTACGGCAATGCCGGTTGGTTGCGTGAGCAGGTGTGCATCTACATGTGTCCTTACGCGCGTTTTCAGAGCGTGATGTTCGACAAGGACACGCTGATCGTTTCCTACGACCCGCGCCGGGGCGAAAGCCGTGGCCCGCGCAAGAAAGGCGTCGACTACAAGGCCCTGGGTCTGGGCGATTGCATTGACTGCACGATGTGCGTGCAGGTCTGCCCGACCGGCATCGACATCCGCGACGGCCTGCAAATCGAGTGCATTGGCTGCGCGGCGTGCATCGATGCCTGCGACAGCATCATGGACAAGATGGACTACCCGCGCGGATTGATCAGCTACACCACCGAACACAACCTGTCCGGGCAGAAAACCCATAAACTGCGGCCACGCCTGATCGGCTATGCGCTGGTGTTGCTGGCGATGATCAGTCTGTTGGTCGCCGCGTTCTTCATGCGCTCGCTGGTCGGTTTCGACGTCAGCAAAGACCGCGTGCTGTACCGCGAAAACGCCGAAGGCCGGATCGAAAACGTCTACAGCCTGAAGATCATGAACAAGGATCAGCACGATCATACCTATGTGCTGGAAGCTGAAGGCCTGCCGGACCTGCGCCTGCAAGGCAAGCGCGAGATCAAGGTCGCCGCCGGGGATATCGTCAGCATGCCGGTCGAGTTGTCGAGCGCACCGGAGCAACTGCCATCGAGCACCAACGAGGTGAAATTCATCCTCAGGGACGCCGATGACGACAGCGTTCACGTTGAAGCCAAGAGCCGATTCATCGGCCCACAAATCCGTTGA
- a CDS encoding FixH family protein has product MPAANAASPWYKHLWPWIIIAILACSVTLTLSMVTIAVNNPDNLVNDNYYEAGKGINRSLDRELLAQNLKMRANVHLDGVTGEVDLRLSGDSQPQTLELNLISPTQPEKDRKIVLTRSDSETGRYIGQLGDKVEGRRFVELLGSQDDHVWRMFEEELVSHDKDLLLGDEPLQGAEDLKK; this is encoded by the coding sequence ATGCCCGCTGCAAACGCTGCAAGTCCCTGGTACAAGCACCTCTGGCCATGGATCATCATCGCGATTCTGGCCTGCTCGGTGACCCTGACCCTGTCCATGGTGACGATTGCGGTCAACAACCCGGACAATCTGGTCAACGACAACTATTACGAAGCAGGCAAAGGCATCAACCGTTCGCTGGACCGTGAGTTACTGGCGCAGAACCTGAAGATGCGCGCCAACGTGCATCTGGACGGCGTCACCGGCGAAGTCGACCTGCGCCTGAGCGGTGACAGCCAGCCGCAAACCCTGGAGTTGAATCTGATATCGCCAACCCAGCCGGAGAAGGACCGCAAGATCGTCCTGACCCGCAGCGACAGTGAAACCGGGCGCTACATCGGCCAACTCGGTGATAAGGTCGAGGGACGTCGGTTTGTCGAACTGCTCGGCAGTCAGGATGACCACGTGTGGCGTATGTTTGAAGAAGAACTGGTCAGTCATGACAAGGATCTGCTGCTGGGCGATGAGCCATTGCAGGGCGCAGAAGACCTGAAAAAATAA
- a CDS encoding heavy metal translocating P-type ATPase encodes MTTPLPCYHCALPVPSGSRFTAVVLGQSREFCCPGCQAVAEAIVAGGLESYYQHRSEASANPEALLVQLSDELALYDRADVQQPFVRHEGDLAETTLLMEGISCAACGWLIEKHLRTLPAVAEARLNLSNHRLHVSWADAQLPLSQLLAELRHIGYAAHPYQADRASEQLASENRLALRQLGVAGLLWFQAMMATMATWPEFNIDLSPELHTILRWVALFLTTPIVFYSCAPFFKGAMRDLRTRHLTMDVSVSLAIGSAYIAGIWTSITGVGELYFDAVGMFALFLLAGRYLERRARERTAAATAQLVNLLPASCLRLDANGQSERILLSELRLGERILVQPGSILPADGKIIDGQSSIDESLLTGEYLPQARTVGDAVTAGTLNVEGALTVEVQALGQDTRLSAIVRLLDRAQAEKPRLAEIADRAAQWFLLLSLIAAAAIGLLWWQLDASRAFWIVLAMLVATCPCALSLATPTALTAATGTLHKLGLLLTRGHVLEGLNQIDTVIFDKTGTLTEGRLVLRSIRPLGGLDSDQCLSLAAALENRSEHPIARAFGRAPLAAEEVHSTPGLGLEGVVDGQRLRIGQAAFACAPSGAPVPLMPDEAGQWLLLADTDGPLAWFVLDDRLRDDAPALLAACKARGWRTLLLSGDSSPMVASVAAELGIDEARGGLRPDDKLQVLQQLHQQGRKVLMLGDGVNDVPVLAAADISVAMGSATDLAKTSADAVLLSNRLDALVQAFSLARRTRRVIIENLLWAALYNGLMLPFAALGWITPVWAAVGMSISSLTVVLNALRLTRVPGAPAAHTSSETRPLPA; translated from the coding sequence ATGACCACCCCACTTCCCTGCTACCACTGCGCCCTGCCCGTCCCGTCCGGCAGCCGCTTCACCGCCGTCGTACTCGGGCAGTCCCGCGAATTCTGCTGCCCGGGCTGTCAGGCCGTGGCCGAAGCCATCGTCGCCGGCGGTCTGGAAAGCTACTACCAGCATCGCAGCGAAGCCTCGGCCAATCCCGAGGCTCTGCTGGTGCAACTGAGCGATGAACTGGCGCTGTACGACCGCGCCGACGTGCAACAACCCTTCGTCCGCCACGAAGGCGATCTGGCCGAAACCACTCTGTTGATGGAAGGCATCAGTTGCGCCGCCTGTGGCTGGCTGATCGAGAAACACCTGCGCACGCTGCCGGCGGTCGCCGAGGCGCGACTGAACCTGTCCAACCATCGTCTGCACGTCAGCTGGGCCGACGCGCAATTGCCGCTGAGCCAGTTGCTCGCCGAACTGCGCCATATCGGCTACGCCGCCCATCCCTACCAAGCCGACCGCGCCAGCGAACAACTGGCCAGCGAGAATCGCCTGGCCCTGCGCCAGCTCGGCGTCGCCGGGTTGCTGTGGTTCCAGGCAATGATGGCGACCATGGCCACCTGGCCGGAATTCAACATTGATCTCAGCCCGGAGCTGCACACGATCCTGCGCTGGGTCGCGCTGTTTCTGACCACGCCGATCGTGTTCTACAGCTGCGCACCGTTCTTCAAAGGCGCGATGCGCGATTTGCGCACCCGTCACCTGACCATGGATGTGTCCGTTTCCCTGGCGATCGGCAGCGCTTATATCGCTGGGATCTGGACGTCGATCACCGGGGTTGGCGAGCTGTACTTCGATGCGGTCGGCATGTTCGCGCTGTTTCTTTTGGCCGGGCGTTATCTGGAACGCCGCGCCCGCGAACGCACCGCCGCCGCCACCGCGCAACTGGTAAATCTGTTGCCGGCCTCGTGCCTGCGTCTTGATGCGAACGGCCAGAGCGAACGCATCCTGCTCAGCGAGCTGCGCCTGGGCGAGCGGATTCTGGTGCAGCCCGGCTCGATTCTGCCGGCTGACGGCAAAATCATCGACGGCCAGTCCAGCATCGACGAATCGCTGCTGACCGGCGAATACCTGCCGCAAGCACGAACCGTGGGCGATGCGGTGACTGCCGGCACGCTCAACGTCGAAGGCGCATTGACGGTCGAAGTGCAGGCGTTGGGACAGGACACGCGCCTGTCCGCAATTGTCCGCCTGCTCGACCGCGCCCAGGCGGAAAAACCACGCCTGGCAGAAATCGCCGACCGCGCCGCGCAATGGTTTCTGTTGCTGTCGCTGATTGCAGCGGCGGCCATCGGCCTGTTGTGGTGGCAGCTGGATGCTTCGCGGGCGTTCTGGATCGTCCTCGCCATGCTGGTCGCGACCTGCCCCTGCGCGCTGTCGCTGGCGACGCCAACCGCACTCACCGCCGCCACCGGCACGCTGCACAAACTCGGCCTGCTGTTGACCCGCGGTCATGTGCTTGAAGGCCTCAATCAAATCGATACGGTGATTTTCGACAAGACCGGCACCCTGACCGAAGGCCGTCTGGTCCTGCGCTCGATTCGCCCTCTCGGTGGCCTCGACAGCGATCAATGCCTGAGCCTTGCCGCCGCCCTGGAAAACCGTTCGGAACACCCCATTGCCCGAGCGTTCGGCCGCGCCCCGCTGGCCGCTGAAGAAGTCCACAGCACGCCGGGGCTGGGTCTGGAAGGCGTGGTGGACGGCCAGCGTTTGCGCATCGGCCAGGCAGCATTTGCCTGCGCCCCGAGCGGCGCGCCGGTACCGTTGATGCCCGATGAAGCCGGGCAATGGTTGCTGCTCGCGGACACTGACGGCCCGCTGGCCTGGTTCGTCCTCGATGATCGCTTGCGCGACGACGCCCCCGCCCTACTTGCGGCGTGCAAGGCACGTGGCTGGCGCACACTGCTGTTGTCCGGGGACAGCTCGCCGATGGTCGCCAGCGTCGCCGCCGAACTGGGTATTGATGAGGCCCGCGGCGGCTTGCGCCCGGATGACAAACTGCAAGTGCTGCAGCAACTGCACCAGCAGGGTCGCAAAGTGCTGATGCTCGGCGACGGCGTCAACGATGTGCCGGTGCTCGCCGCTGCGGACATCAGCGTGGCGATGGGTTCGGCCACCGATCTGGCGAAAACCAGCGCCGACGCGGTGCTGCTGTCCAACCGCCTCGACGCCTTGGTGCAAGCCTTCAGCCTGGCGCGACGTACCCGCCGGGTGATCATCGAGAACCTGTTGTGGGCTGCGCTGTACAATGGCCTCATGTTGCCGTTCGCCGCCCTCGGCTGGATCACTCCGGTTTGGGCCGCCGTCGGCATGTCGATCAGTTCGCTGACCGTGGTGCTCAACGCCCTGCGCCTGACTCGCGTGCCGGGCGCGCCAGCCGCGCACACCTCGTCAGAAACCCGCCCATTGCCGGCCTGA
- the ccoS gene encoding cbb3-type cytochrome oxidase assembly protein CcoS — translation MPALYVMIPAALLIVAIAVYIFFWAVDSGQYDDLDGPAHSILFDDQDPNHTAAVDEANAGKPDDKAPPHA, via the coding sequence ATGCCAGCTCTCTACGTGATGATCCCCGCGGCCCTGCTGATCGTAGCCATCGCCGTGTACATCTTCTTCTGGGCGGTGGACAGCGGCCAGTACGACGACCTCGACGGCCCCGCCCACAGCATCCTCTTCGATGATCAGGACCCGAACCACACCGCTGCGGTGGACGAAGCCAACGCCGGCAAACCGGACGACAAGGCGCCACCCCATGCTTGA
- a CDS encoding sulfite exporter TauE/SafE family protein, with translation MLELAPLLVSALILGLLGGGHCLGMCGGLMGALTLAIPKEQRSRRFRLLLAYNLGRILSYATAGLLIGLAGWALANSPAALFMRVVAGLLLIAMGLYLAGWWSGLTRIESLGRGLWRYIQPVANRLLPVSSVPRALLLGALWGWLPCGLVYSTLLWSASQGNALDSALLMLAFGLGTWPVLLATGLAAERVTAILRKRSVRMAGGLLVILFGLWTLPGPHQHWLMGH, from the coding sequence ATGCTTGAACTGGCGCCGCTACTGGTCTCGGCGCTGATCCTCGGCCTGCTCGGCGGCGGACATTGCCTGGGCATGTGCGGTGGCTTGATGGGCGCCTTGACCCTGGCGATTCCCAAGGAACAGCGCAGCCGACGCTTTCGCTTGTTGCTGGCCTACAACCTGGGGCGGATTCTCAGTTATGCCACGGCAGGGTTGTTGATCGGGCTGGCCGGCTGGGCGCTGGCAAACAGCCCGGCGGCGTTGTTCATGCGGGTAGTGGCCGGGTTGCTGCTGATCGCGATGGGCTTGTATCTCGCGGGTTGGTGGAGCGGCCTCACGCGCATCGAATCCCTCGGGCGGGGGTTGTGGCGCTATATCCAGCCCGTGGCGAATCGCTTGCTGCCGGTGTCGAGTGTGCCGCGTGCCCTGCTGCTCGGCGCGTTGTGGGGCTGGCTGCCGTGCGGGCTGGTTTACAGCACGTTGTTGTGGAGCGCGAGTCAGGGCAATGCGCTGGACAGTGCGTTGCTGATGCTCGCGTTTGGTCTCGGCACCTGGCCGGTGCTGCTGGCCACCGGGCTGGCGGCCGAACGGGTCACGGCGATCCTGCGCAAACGCAGCGTACGCATGGCTGGCGGCTTGCTGGTCATCCTTTTTGGCCTCTGGACCCTGCCTGGACCGCATCAGCATTGGTTGATGGGCCACTGA
- the hemN gene encoding oxygen-independent coproporphyrinogen III oxidase, with protein sequence MLDAIRWDTDLIRRYDLAGPRYTSYPTAVQFHGQVGTFDLFHALRDSRKALRPLSLYVHVPFCANICYYCACNKVITKDRGRAQPYLQRLEQEIQLVACHLDPAQTVEQLHFGGGTPTFLSHDELRQLMAHLRKHFNLLEDDSGDYGIEIDPREADWSTMGLLRELGFNRVSIGLQDLDPAVQRAVNRLQSLEETRAVIDAARTLQFRSINIDLIYGLPKQTPDNFARTVDEVISLQPDRLSVFNYAHLPERFMPQRRINSSELPSPAQKLEMFQRTIEQLTTAGYRYIGMDHFALPDDELAIAQEEATLQRNFQGYTTHGHCDLIGLGVSAISQIGDLYCQNSSDLNAYQNTLASAQLATSRGLVCNADDRLRRAVIQQLICNFRLEFATIEQQFNVDFQGYFGALWPQLQSMAEDGLIRLERECIEVLPAGRLLVRSVCMVFDAYLEQQNRQRFSRVI encoded by the coding sequence ATGCTCGACGCCATTCGTTGGGACACCGATTTGATCCGCCGCTATGACCTGGCGGGGCCGCGCTACACCTCGTATCCCACGGCCGTGCAATTTCACGGTCAGGTCGGCACCTTCGACCTGTTCCACGCCCTGCGCGACAGCCGCAAAGCCCTGCGGCCGTTGTCGCTTTATGTGCATGTGCCGTTCTGCGCAAACATCTGCTACTACTGCGCCTGCAACAAAGTCATCACCAAGGATCGCGGCCGTGCACAGCCGTATCTGCAACGGCTGGAGCAGGAAATCCAGCTGGTCGCCTGCCACCTCGACCCCGCGCAGACAGTCGAGCAGCTGCATTTCGGCGGCGGTACCCCGACTTTTCTCAGCCACGACGAACTGCGCCAATTGATGGCACACTTGCGCAAGCACTTTAACCTGCTGGAGGACGACTCTGGCGATTACGGCATCGAGATCGACCCGCGTGAAGCCGACTGGTCGACCATGGGCCTGTTGCGTGAACTGGGTTTCAACCGCGTCAGCATCGGCCTGCAAGACCTCGACCCGGCGGTGCAGCGTGCGGTCAATCGCCTGCAAAGCCTGGAAGAAACCCGCGCGGTGATCGACGCTGCGCGCACATTGCAATTTCGCTCGATCAACATTGATTTGATCTACGGCTTGCCGAAGCAGACCCCGGACAACTTCGCCCGCACTGTCGACGAAGTGATCAGCCTGCAACCGGACCGGCTCTCGGTGTTCAACTATGCGCATCTGCCGGAGCGCTTCATGCCGCAGCGGCGCATCAACAGCAGCGAGTTGCCGAGCCCGGCGCAAAAACTGGAGATGTTCCAGCGCACCATTGAACAGCTCACGACCGCCGGCTATCGCTACATCGGCATGGACCACTTCGCCCTGCCCGACGACGAACTGGCGATCGCCCAGGAAGAAGCCACCCTGCAACGCAACTTCCAGGGCTACACCACTCACGGTCATTGCGACCTGATTGGCCTGGGGGTTTCGGCGATCAGCCAGATCGGCGATCTGTACTGCCAGAACAGCAGCGATCTCAACGCCTATCAAAACACCCTCGCCAGCGCGCAACTGGCCACCAGTCGCGGCCTGGTGTGCAACGCCGACGATCGCCTGCGCCGCGCGGTGATCCAGCAACTGATCTGTAACTTCAGGCTGGAATTCGCCACCATCGAGCAGCAATTCAATGTCGATTTTCAGGGCTATTTCGGCGCGCTATGGCCGCAACTGCAGAGTATGGCCGAGGATGGCCTGATCAGACTCGAACGCGAATGCATCGAGGTGTTGCCGGCCGGACGCCTGCTGGTGCGCTCGGTGTGCATGGTGTTCGATGCCTACCTTGAGCAGCAGAACCGCCAGCGCTTCTCGCGGGTAATCTAA
- the fnr gene encoding fumarate/nitrate reduction transcriptional regulator Fnr codes for MSEPVKLRAHNQAHCKDCSLAPLCLPLSLNLEDMDALDEIVKRGRPLKKGEFLFRQGDTFDSVYAVRSGALKTFSLSDGGEEQLTGFHLPSELVGLSGMDTEKHPVSAQALETTSVCEIPFERLDELALQLPQLRRQLMRVMSREIRDDQQMMLLLSKKTADERIATFLVNLSARFRARGFSANQFRLSMSRNEIGNYLGLAVETVSRVFTRFQQNELIAAEGKEIHILDPIQLCALAGGSIDG; via the coding sequence ATGTCCGAGCCAGTTAAACTGCGCGCTCACAACCAGGCCCATTGCAAGGATTGCAGCCTGGCCCCTCTCTGCCTGCCACTTTCTTTGAATCTGGAAGACATGGATGCGCTGGACGAAATCGTTAAACGCGGCCGCCCGTTGAAAAAGGGCGAGTTCCTGTTCCGTCAGGGCGACACGTTCGATTCCGTTTATGCAGTACGCTCCGGCGCCCTGAAGACCTTCAGCCTCAGCGACGGCGGCGAGGAGCAACTGACGGGTTTCCACTTGCCGAGCGAACTGGTCGGACTGTCCGGTATGGACACAGAGAAACACCCGGTGTCGGCTCAAGCGCTGGAGACGACCTCGGTCTGCGAAATCCCCTTCGAACGTCTTGATGAACTGGCCTTGCAACTGCCGCAACTGCGCCGTCAGTTGATGCGCGTGATGAGCCGTGAGATCCGCGACGACCAGCAAATGATGTTGCTGCTGTCGAAGAAAACCGCCGACGAGCGCATCGCCACCTTCCTCGTCAACCTGTCGGCGCGCTTCCGTGCCCGCGGCTTCTCGGCCAATCAGTTCCGCCTGAGCATGTCGCGCAATGAAATCGGCAACTACCTGGGCCTGGCGGTGGAAACCGTGTCGCGGGTGTTCACGCGCTTCCAGCAGAACGAGCTGATCGCCGCCGAGGGCAAAGAGATCCACATCCTCGACCCGATTCAGCTGTGCGCCCTGGCCGGTGGCTCGATCGACGGCTGA
- a CDS encoding adenine phosphoribosyltransferase, which produces MVFDSFDIKSLIRPVIDFPKPGVIFRDITPLFQSPTALRLVMDSFAHRYVEADFTHIGAMDARGFLIGSVLAYQLNKPLVLFRKQGKLPADVLAEGYATEYGEAFLEVHADSLCEGDSVVMFDDLIATGGTLIAAANLIRRMGARVHEAAAIIDLPELQGSQRLEDMGIPTFCLTQFALTDK; this is translated from the coding sequence ATGGTCTTCGACTCCTTCGACATCAAATCCCTGATCCGCCCCGTGATCGACTTCCCGAAACCGGGTGTGATCTTTCGCGACATTACCCCACTGTTCCAGTCGCCAACGGCCCTGCGCCTGGTGATGGACAGCTTCGCCCACCGCTATGTCGAAGCCGACTTCACCCACATCGGTGCGATGGATGCCCGTGGTTTTCTGATCGGTTCGGTATTGGCCTATCAGTTGAACAAGCCGCTGGTGCTGTTCCGCAAACAGGGCAAACTGCCGGCCGACGTGCTGGCCGAAGGTTACGCGACCGAATACGGCGAAGCGTTTCTGGAAGTCCACGCCGACAGCCTGTGCGAAGGCGATTCGGTGGTGATGTTCGATGATTTGATCGCCACCGGCGGCACGCTGATCGCAGCGGCCAATCTGATTCGCCGCATGGGTGCGCGCGTGCATGAAGCGGCGGCGATTATCGACTTGCCAGAGTTGCAAGGTTCGCAGCGACTTGAGGATATGGGCATTCCTACCTTCTGCCTGACGCAGTTCGCGTTGACCGACAAATAA
- a CDS encoding acyl-CoA dehydrogenase family protein, with protein MPAFQEYFDPSHQLVRASVRRFVEREILPDIDQWEEAESFPRELYLKAGAAGILGIGYPEALGGSHEGDLFAKIAASEELMRCGSGGLVAGLGSLDIGLPPIVKWAQPEVRERVVPPVLSGEKISALAVTEPGGGSDVANLQTRAVRDGDFYRVSGSKTFITSGVRADFYTVAVRTGAPGFGGISLLLIEKGTPGFTVGRQLKKMGWWASDTAELFFDDCRVPVGNLIGAENMGFACIMGNFQSERLALALMANMTSQLALEQSLKWAREREAFGKPISKFQVIKHRLAEMATALEVSREFTYRQAAKMAAGQSVIKEISMAKNFATDTSDRITTEAVQILGGLGYMRESLVERLYRDNRILSIGGGTREVMNEIISKQMGL; from the coding sequence ATGCCTGCCTTTCAGGAATACTTCGACCCCAGCCACCAATTGGTCCGCGCCAGCGTCAGACGTTTCGTCGAGCGCGAGATCCTGCCGGACATTGATCAGTGGGAAGAAGCCGAAAGTTTTCCCCGCGAGCTGTACCTGAAGGCGGGCGCTGCGGGCATCCTCGGCATCGGCTACCCAGAAGCCCTGGGCGGCAGCCATGAAGGCGATCTGTTCGCCAAGATCGCCGCCAGTGAAGAACTGATGCGCTGCGGCTCCGGTGGCCTCGTGGCCGGTCTGGGCTCGCTGGACATCGGCCTGCCGCCGATCGTCAAATGGGCGCAGCCCGAGGTTCGCGAGCGGGTCGTGCCGCCAGTGCTCAGCGGCGAAAAAATCAGCGCCCTGGCAGTCACCGAACCGGGTGGCGGCTCCGACGTCGCGAATCTGCAAACCCGCGCCGTGCGTGACGGCGATTTCTACCGGGTCAGCGGCAGCAAAACCTTTATTACCAGTGGCGTGCGCGCCGATTTCTACACCGTTGCGGTGCGTACCGGCGCGCCGGGGTTCGGCGGCATCAGCCTGTTGCTGATTGAGAAGGGCACGCCAGGTTTCACCGTCGGCCGGCAGTTGAAGAAAATGGGCTGGTGGGCGTCGGACACCGCTGAATTATTCTTTGATGACTGCCGCGTGCCTGTAGGCAATCTGATCGGCGCCGAGAACATGGGCTTCGCTTGCATCATGGGCAATTTCCAGAGCGAACGTCTGGCGCTGGCGCTGATGGCAAACATGACTTCGCAACTGGCGCTGGAACAGAGCCTGAAATGGGCGCGCGAGCGCGAGGCGTTTGGCAAGCCGATCAGCAAATTTCAGGTGATCAAGCATCGCCTCGCCGAGATGGCCACGGCGCTGGAAGTGTCGCGGGAGTTCACTTATCGGCAAGCGGCGAAGATGGCGGCGGGGCAGAGTGTGATCAAGGAAATTTCCATGGCTAAGAACTTCGCCACCGACACCTCGGACCGCATCACCACGGAGGCGGTGCAGATTCTTGGCGGGCTGGGTTACATGCGCGAAAGCCTGGTGGAGCGGCTGTATCGGGATAACCGCATCCTGTCGATTGGCGGCGGGACGCGTGAGGTGATGAACGAAATCATCAGCAAGCAGATGGGGCTTTAA
- the recR gene encoding recombination mediator RecR, which yields MSFSPLIRQLIDALRTLPGVGQKTAQRMALQLLERDRSGGTRLAQALSQAMEGVGHCRQCRTLTEDDLCPQCADSRRDDTLLCVVEGPMDVYAVEQTGFRGRYFVLKGHLSPLDGLGPEAIGIPQLMARIEEAGTFTEVILATNPTVEGEATAHYIAQLLSNKGLIASRIAHGVPLGGELELVDGGTLAHSFAGRKPIAL from the coding sequence ATGAGCTTCAGCCCTTTGATTCGCCAACTGATCGACGCCCTGCGCACCTTGCCGGGCGTGGGTCAGAAAACCGCCCAGCGCATGGCGTTGCAGTTGCTCGAACGCGACCGCAGCGGCGGCACGCGCCTGGCCCAGGCCCTGAGCCAGGCGATGGAAGGGGTCGGCCACTGCCGCCAGTGCCGCACGCTGACCGAAGACGACCTCTGCCCGCAATGCGCCGACAGCCGGCGCGACGACACGCTGCTGTGCGTGGTCGAAGGGCCGATGGATGTTTACGCGGTCGAGCAGACCGGGTTCCGTGGCCGTTATTTTGTGCTCAAGGGGCATTTGTCGCCGCTTGATGGATTGGGGCCCGAAGCAATCGGCATTCCGCAACTGATGGCGCGGATTGAAGAGGCAGGGACGTTTACCGAGGTCATCCTCGCGACCAACCCGACCGTGGAAGGCGAGGCGACAGCGCACTACATCGCGCAGTTGCTCAGCAACAAAGGCTTGATCGCTTCGCGCATTGCCCATGGCGTGCCGTTGGGCGGAGAGCTGGAGCTGGTCGACGGCGGGACGCTGGCGCATTCGTTTGCCGGGCGCAAGCCTATCGCCTTGTAA